In Bacteroidota bacterium, the following are encoded in one genomic region:
- a CDS encoding AsmA-like C-terminal region-containing protein, whose product MVSSKIKLWTIVLLIPVGLMVGLVVFLKIYFSSDRLKNFVIPKIEDATQRSIEISDISLSLFPTFGIEIDNLKISNPKDLKFEKEEFVSLEQLLLDVQIFPLFKNRLEVNEVIIKRPTLYIETNEAGITNYGSSKEGTDTLKSADVKVEVKGFHGASILLSNLQIIDGKLDYINKKDDNRVTITGYNQKTRAESLTGEEVGVTNEIKIEKFSFGTVKSNLVENLPIRSYQQLTYLSEKDELRFDSVNVGINEIQFFGKGVITNTQTTPIVDFEIYSKNTELKQLLSIVPKEFLKAAEGISSTGKFSFLMTVKGEVSDTIQPSVAGKFLLENGTVKYTQLPKSITDINVDGNFERSQKIRKLNVEKFSLKLGANTVSGKLNVVDFDNPVISSNINGVLNLSEIKDFYPLEKGTELAGLIRSNISLNGKVKLPTSIKAEGKMEFQNVAIATAVSANPIKNLNGTININNQIIESKQLDMDIGNSDMKIAFTLKNYLAMMMEKAEAGKPSALITLNSKQFFTADIMGTEQKEVERAAGKKAEPILFPNIDINANVSIGKLVMEKFDFTDVRGSLSIVDGVVNLQGLSLNAFAGSIITKGTIDMRKHDGKPFNLQLDIAGVEGNTLLSNFTSFGKNIFGKLTMNTTIKGQLDDTLGLTPQTLSGEGKVQIFDGKLTGYPVMQKIAEFTGLDELRQIDFKNWSNNFDISDGRINLQDLKISALNSDISMKGYQAFDGSLAYDIGLKLPAALSEKLKVGGTVNQLVNVFKDKDGRFLLPLLVGGSLTKPVVSLNTKEQKRQLEDAARQEIEKRKDELKEKIGEEVKKLEDTLKQKGIEELKKKGEDAIKKLFRKP is encoded by the coding sequence ATGGTAAGCAGTAAAATAAAATTATGGACAATAGTGTTACTTATCCCAGTCGGTTTGATGGTAGGATTAGTAGTATTTCTAAAAATTTATTTTTCCAGCGATAGATTAAAAAACTTTGTTATTCCAAAAATAGAAGATGCGACACAACGGAGTATTGAAATATCGGATATTTCGTTAAGCTTATTTCCAACCTTCGGGATTGAAATTGATAATTTGAAAATCTCCAATCCTAAAGATTTGAAATTCGAAAAAGAGGAATTCGTTTCACTTGAACAACTCCTGCTCGATGTTCAGATTTTCCCACTCTTCAAAAACCGTTTGGAGGTGAACGAAGTAATAATTAAACGTCCTACATTATATATAGAAACGAACGAAGCGGGAATTACTAATTATGGTTCATCGAAAGAAGGAACTGATACTCTTAAAAGCGCCGATGTTAAAGTTGAAGTTAAAGGATTCCACGGTGCATCAATTCTGTTATCAAATCTCCAAATTATAGATGGCAAACTTGATTACATAAATAAAAAAGATGACAATCGTGTTACAATAACAGGTTATAATCAAAAGACACGTGCCGAATCGTTAACCGGTGAGGAAGTCGGTGTAACGAATGAGATAAAAATCGAAAAATTCAGTTTTGGCACTGTTAAAAGTAACCTTGTTGAGAATCTTCCGATACGAAGTTACCAGCAGCTTACTTATCTATCTGAAAAAGATGAATTGCGGTTTGATTCTGTGAATGTAGGAATAAATGAAATCCAATTTTTTGGAAAAGGGGTAATCACGAACACACAGACGACACCCATAGTAGATTTTGAAATATACTCAAAGAATACTGAATTGAAGCAACTGCTTTCGATTGTACCGAAAGAGTTTTTGAAAGCTGCCGAAGGAATTTCGAGCACTGGCAAGTTCAGTTTTTTGATGACCGTAAAAGGGGAAGTGAGCGATACGATTCAGCCGTCTGTTGCCGGGAAGTTTTTACTCGAAAACGGAACCGTAAAATATACACAATTACCTAAGTCGATTACAGATATTAATGTTGACGGAAATTTCGAGCGGTCGCAAAAAATCAGGAAACTAAATGTCGAAAAATTTTCTCTGAAATTGGGAGCCAATACAGTGAGTGGTAAATTAAATGTCGTTGATTTTGATAATCCTGTAATCAGCAGCAATATTAACGGTGTTTTGAACTTATCTGAAATCAAAGATTTCTATCCCTTGGAAAAGGGGACAGAGCTTGCGGGTTTAATCCGGTCAAATATTTCGTTGAACGGGAAAGTGAAACTACCCACAAGTATTAAAGCAGAAGGAAAGATGGAATTTCAAAATGTGGCAATTGCAACTGCTGTTTCCGCAAATCCTATTAAAAATTTAAACGGCACAATCAATATCAATAATCAGATCATTGAATCGAAACAATTGGATATGGATATTGGCAACTCGGATATGAAAATTGCGTTTACTTTGAAAAATTATTTAGCGATGATGATGGAAAAAGCCGAAGCGGGGAAGCCATCTGCATTAATTACGTTGAACTCTAAACAGTTTTTTACCGCAGATATTATGGGGACTGAACAAAAAGAGGTTGAACGGGCAGCGGGTAAAAAAGCTGAACCGATTTTATTCCCGAACATAGATATAAATGCCAATGTGAGCATCGGGAAATTAGTGATGGAGAAATTTGATTTTACCGATGTTCGCGGTTCGCTCAGCATCGTCGATGGCGTTGTGAACCTGCAAGGATTGTCGCTTAACGCTTTTGCCGGAAGTATTATTACAAAAGGAACGATAGATATGCGAAAACACGATGGTAAACCTTTTAATTTGCAGTTGGATATTGCGGGAGTTGAAGGGAATACGCTCTTAAGTAATTTCACGTCATTCGGGAAAAATATTTTTGGCAAGCTTACGATGAATACAACGATAAAAGGGCAACTCGACGATACACTCGGTTTGACGCCTCAAACTCTATCGGGAGAAGGCAAGGTGCAAATCTTCGACGGCAAGCTGACCGGCTACCCGGTTATGCAAAAAATTGCCGAGTTTACAGGCCTCGATGAGTTGCGACAAATTGATTTTAAAAACTGGTCGAACAATTTCGATATTTCAGATGGCAGGATTAATCTACAAGATTTAAAAATATCGGCATTGAATTCAGATATCAGTATGAAAGGCTATCAAGCTTTCGATGGAAGTTTGGCGTATGACATCGGTTTGAAACTCCCCGCAGCTCTTTCCGAAAAATTAAAAGTGGGCGGAACGGTGAACCAATTAGTTAATGTATTCAAAGATAAAGATGGAAGGTTTTTGCTTCCCCTTTTAGTCGGTGGAAGCTTAACGAAACCTGTAGTTAGTTTGAATACTAAAGAACAGAAGCGACAGTTGGAAGATGCTGCACGACAGGAAATTGAAAAACGAAAAGACGAGTTAAAAGAAAAGATAGGTGAAGAAGTTAAAAAGTTAGAAGATACTTTAAAGCAAAAGGGAATTGAAGAATTGAAGAAAAAAGGAGAAGATGCTATTAAAAAATTATTCAGGAAACCCTGA
- a CDS encoding glycosyltransferase family 2 protein, whose protein sequence is MIDENKEIEKTGDGANSDEQKPRPKYRPRYQNYRRPRADSQYERRQTPPEQKPNYSISIIIPAYNEKDSLRELYEKIRQTVTQHNYRYEIIIIDDGSTDDSARVLRDLRQRDNRIKVIVFRRNYGKSAALSVGFQQAKGDIIISMDADLQDDPAEIPKLINEINKGKDMVSGWKKKRYDPITKTIPSRFFNFVTSILTGIPLHDFNCGLKAYKKEVLKEINVYGELHRFIPALAHWQGYSIGEVVVQHHKRKYGKTKFGVGRFWKGFLDLLTMLFTTRYMQRPLHLFGFWGLLFTGAGFAIDAYLVVEWILGLTALSNRPLFLGGILLMIVGVQFISIGLIGEMITKSRETKNEYAIKDIFK, encoded by the coding sequence ATGATAGACGAAAACAAAGAAATTGAAAAAACCGGTGACGGTGCAAATTCTGACGAACAGAAACCACGACCGAAGTATCGACCGCGGTACCAAAATTACCGGAGGCCACGAGCGGACAGCCAATATGAGAGAAGGCAGACGCCTCCCGAACAAAAACCAAATTATTCGATTTCAATTATAATACCTGCATATAATGAAAAAGACTCTCTACGAGAATTATATGAAAAAATTAGACAAACGGTTACACAGCATAATTATAGATACGAAATAATCATTATAGACGACGGCAGCACCGACGATTCGGCAAGGGTTTTGAGAGATTTACGACAACGGGATAATCGAATAAAGGTTATAGTTTTTAGAAGAAATTACGGCAAATCTGCAGCTTTATCGGTTGGTTTTCAGCAAGCAAAGGGAGATATAATTATTTCGATGGATGCCGACCTGCAAGATGACCCGGCAGAAATTCCGAAGTTAATAAATGAAATCAACAAAGGAAAAGATATGGTTTCGGGTTGGAAAAAGAAGCGATACGATCCGATTACTAAAACAATTCCATCCCGGTTTTTTAATTTTGTAACCTCGATACTAACAGGTATCCCGCTGCACGATTTCAATTGCGGATTGAAAGCATACAAGAAAGAAGTGTTAAAAGAAATTAATGTGTATGGCGAATTGCATCGCTTCATTCCTGCTCTTGCCCACTGGCAAGGTTACTCCATCGGAGAAGTTGTAGTGCAGCACCATAAACGCAAATATGGCAAAACTAAATTTGGCGTTGGGCGTTTTTGGAAAGGGTTTTTAGATTTGTTGACCATGCTTTTCACGACGCGTTATATGCAGCGGCCGTTACATCTTTTTGGTTTCTGGGGATTATTATTTACCGGCGCCGGCTTTGCCATTGATGCTTACCTCGTTGTCGAGTGGATATTAGGACTGACCGCACTTAGCAACCGGCCTCTATTTTTAGGAGGCATCTTGCTGATGATTGTAGGAGTTCAATTCATTTCAATCGGCTTAATTGGAGAGATGATTACAAAATCCCGTGAAACGAAAAACGAATACGCTATCAAAGATATCTTTAAGTGA